The Shewanella mesophila genome contains the following window.
GTTATCACTACTACTGCGAAGAATGACGAAGAAGGCCGTGCTTTACTAGACGCCTTTAACTTCCCATTCAAGAAATAAGGGTAGCGAAATGGCAAAAAGTTCAATGAAAGCACGTGAAGCAAAACGTGCCAAGCTCGTGGCTAAGTATGCTGAAAAGCGTCTAGCTCTTAAGGCTATCATTAGCAATCCAACAACTTCTGAAGAAGATCGTTGGGATGCAGTTCTTAAGCTGCAAGGCCTACCACGTGACTCAAGTTCTGCGCGTCAGCGCAATCGTTGTAGTCAAACTGGTCGCCCACATGGTTTCCTACGCAAGTTCGGTCTAAGCCGAATCAAATTGCGTGAAGCAACCATGCGTGGTGAAGTTCCTGGCCTGCGTAAGGCCAGCTGGTAATACTTGTCACGGAGTAAGCTAATATGAGCATGCAAGATCCAATTGCGGATATGTTAACTCGCATTCGTAACGGCCAAGCTGCTAACAAAGTATCAGTATCTATGCCTTCTAATAAGCTAAAAGTTGCTATTGCACAGACGCTTAAAGAAGAAGGTTATATTGCTGACTACACCGTAGCAGGCGAAGCTAAACCGGTTTTAGAAATCACTTTAAAGTATTTCCAAGGCCAACCAGTCGTTGAGACTATCCAGCGCGTAAGTCGTCCTGGTCTTCGTATTTACAAAGGTAAAAACGAACTACCAAAGGTGATGGGCGGACTGGGTGTCGCAATCGTGTCCACTTCTAAAGGTTTGATGACTGATCGTGCCGCCCGCCAGAATGGCATGGGTGGGGAAGTTATCTGCTACGTAGCATAAGGAGCTAGCAATGTCTCGTGTCGCAAAAGCACCAGTCGCTATTCCTGCAGGCGTAGAAGTGACTTTAAACGAACAAACTATCACCGTAAAAGGTTCTAAAGGTAGTTTGACTCGAGTGATTAACGCTGAAGTTTCTGTTGTTGTTGAAAACAACGAAGTTAAGTGTTCTCCAGTTGAAGGCGCTAAGACCGCTGCTCAAGCTGGTACCGCTCGAGCTCTAATCAACAACATGGTTGTTGGTGTTAATGAAGGTTTCGAAAGAAAACTTACTCTAGTTGGTGTTGGTTACCGTGCGAAAATCGCTGGTAACGGCGTTGATTTGACTCTAGGTTTCTCTCACCCTCTAGTTCACCAGCTTCCTGACGGCGTAACTGCAGAGTGTCCAACTCAAACTGAAATCGTACTTAAAGGTACTGATAAGCAGTTGATTGGCCAAGTAGCTGCAGAGATTCGCGGCTACCGTCCACCAGAGCCTTATAAAGGTAAGGGTGTTCGTTATGCTGATGAACAAGTACGCCGTAAAGAGGCTAAGAAGAAGTAGGTAACGCGATATGGATAAGAAAACATCTCGCTTACGCCGCGCTACTCGCGCCCGTAAGAAGATCCAAGAGCTGGGCGTTAACCGTCTGGTTGTACATCGTACACCACGTCACACGTACGCACAGGTTATTGATGCCAACGCGCAAGTTGTGGCGGCAGCTTCTACTGCTGAGAAAGCGGTATCAGAGCAGCTTAAATACACAGGTAACGTTGATGCAGCAAAAGTAGTGGGTAAAACCGTTGCAGAGCGTGCTATCGAAAAAGGCGTAACTGTAGTTGCATTCGATCGTTCCGGCTTTAAGTATCACGGACGCGTTGCTGCATTAGCAGACGCAGCTCGTGAAGCTGGCCTACAGTTCTAAGGAATGATTAAAAATGGCTAAATTTGAAGCTCAACAACAAAAAGATGATCTGCAAGAGAAATTGGTTGCAGTAAATCGTGTTTCTAAAGTAGTTAAAGGCGGACGTATCTTTAGCTTCACTGCATTAACTGTAGTGGGCGATGGTAACGGTAAAGTCGGCTATGGCTATGGTAAAGCGCGTGAAGTACCTGCAGCAATTCAGAAAGCAATGGAAAAGGCTCGCCGTAACATTGTTTCTGTAGAACTTGTAAATGGTACTTTGCACCACCCTGTTAAGGGCCGTCATACTGGTTCGCGTGTTTACATGCAGCCAGCCTCTGAAGGTACCGGTATTATCGCCGGTGGTGCTATGCGTGCCGTATTGGAAGTAGCAGGCGTTCATAACGTACTGTCGAAAGCATACGGTTCTACTAACCCGATCAACATCGTTCGCGCAACTGTAGATGCGTTGGTGCACATGAAGTCACCAGCACAAATCGCAGCTAAGCGTGGCCTGAATGTTGATGAAATTCGAGGTTAAGCACCATGGCTACTAAAACTTTAAAAGTGACACAGACTAAAAGCTCAATTGGACGTTTGCCAAAGCATCGTGCAACTTTGACTGGTCTAGGTCTACGCCGTATTAATCACACTGTTGAAGTTGAAGATACTCCTTCAATTCGCGGTATGATTAACAAGGTTTACTACATGGTTTCGGTGGAGGAAGTATAAGATGCGTCTAAATACTCTATCACCTGCTGCAGGTGCTAAATCAGCAGCTAAGCGTGTAGGTCGCGGTATCGGTTCTGGCTTAGGTAAGACTGCTGGTCGCGGTCACAAAGGTCAGAAGTCTCGTTCAGGCGGCGGCGTTCGCGTCGGTTTCGAAGGTGGTCAAATGCCACTTAAGATTCGTTTGCCGAAGTTCGGTTTCACCTCGCGTAAAGCGTTGGTATCTGCCGAAATTCGTATCAGCGAACTAGCTAAAGTTAACGGTGATGTTGTCGACTTGAATGCACTGAAAGATGCGAATCTAGTAACTCGCAACATACAGTTTGCTAAAGTCGTTCTTTCAGGTACCATTGAACGCCCTGTGACCGTTAAAGGTCTTAAGGTAACCAAAGGTGCTCGTGCAGCTATTGAAGCTGCCGGCGGAAAGATCGAGGAATAATACGTCGATGGCAAAACCAGGACTTGATTTAAAAAGCGCGAAAGGTGGATTTTCTGAACTGAAAGCTCGCCTCCTGTTCGTGATTGGTGCGATTATCGTCTTTAGAGCCGGTTCGTTCGTACCAATTCCTGGTATTGACGCAGCTGTATTAGCAGAGCTGTTTAATCAGCAGAAGGGTACCATCTTAGGCATGTTTAACATGTTCTCTGGTGGCGCCCTTGAGCGTGCTTCTATCTTTGCATTAGGTATCATGCCGTATATTTCGGCATCGATTATCATGCAATTATTGACGGTTGTTCATCCTGCTCTTGCCGAACTTAAAAAGGAAGGCGAGTCAGGACGTAAGAAAATTAGTCAATACACACGATATGGCACTCTGGTCTTGGGTACATTCCAAGCGATCGGTATCGCAACTGGTTTACCAAATTTAGTCCCAGGTTTAGTTGTAAACCTTGGCTTTGGTTTCTATTTCGTTGCGGTTGTGAGTCTAGTCACAGGAACTATGTTCCTAATGTGGCTAGGTGAGCAAATTACCGAGAGAGGCATAGGTAACGGTATCTCGATTTTGATTTTCGCTGGTATTGTTGCTGGTCTACCTTCTGCTATCGGCCAAACGGCTGAGCAGGCGCGTCAAGGCGACTTGAACGTACTAGTATTATTGTTGATTGCGGTAATTGTATTTGCTGTGACCTATTTTGTAGTGTTTGTTGAGCGTGGACAACGTCGCATCGTTGTTAACTATGCTAAGCGTCAGCAGGGCCGTAAGGTGTTCGCTGCGCAAAGTACTCACTTACCACTTAAGATAAACATGGCTGGTGTAATTCCACCAATTTTTGCGTCAAGCATCATCTTGTTCCCAGGCACACTGGCTCAGTGGTTTGGACAAAATGAAGGCTTATCTTGGTTAAGTGATTTTTCACTTGCAGTATCACCAGGTCAGCCGCTTTACTCATTATTGTATTCAACAGCAATTATTTTCTTCTGTTTCTTCTATACTGCGTTGGTGTTTAACCCTCGCGAAACAGCTGATAACTTGAAGAAGAGTGGTGCGTTTATTCCCGGGATCCGTCCTGGAGAACAGACTTCGCGTTATATAGATAAAGTAATGACTCGCCTAACATTAGCTGGCGCATTATATATTACCTTTATCTGTTTAATTCCGGAGTTCATGTTAATTGCGTGGAAGGTACAGTTCTATTTTGGCGGTACCTCACTACTAATTATGGTAGTCGTAATCATGGACTTCATGGCTCAGGTTCAGACCCATATGATGTCTCATCAGTATGAGTCTGTGATGAAGAAAGCTAACCTAGTTAACAAAGCGAATTTAGATCGCTTTGGTCGCTAATTAGCTTTACGGAGTGATGAAATGAAAGTTCGAGCTTCCGTGAAGAAGATCTGCCGTAACTGCAAGATCGTCAAGCGTAGCGGCGTTGTACGCGTTATCTGTGTTGAACCAAAACACAAACAGCGTCAAGGCTAAAAACTTTTGACCAGCTCAACTTTTGAGCTGGTCAAAATATTATTTGCAAAATTGTCATCTGTCGAGTATCCTACCGGGCTTTTCACAGATGGCCTTTAACTTATGAGGAGTGCATAGTGGCCCGTATCGCTGGCATTAACATTCCTGATCAAAAGCATACAGTCATTGCATTGACTGCTATCTATGGTATTGGATTAACTCGCGCACAAAAAATCTGCGCGGCTACTTCAATTGCTGAAGATGCTAAGATCAAGGAATTGAGCGAAGCTCAAATAGACACACTACGCGAAGAAGTTGCTAAATACATTGTAGAAGGTGACTTACGTCGTGAAGTATCCATGAACATCAAGCGTCTAATGGACCTTGGTTGTTATCGTGGTCTTCGCCACCGTCGTAGCCTGCCCCTTCGTGGGCAACGTACTAAGACCAATGCGCGTACGCGTAAAGGTCCACGTAAGCCAATTAGAAAGTAACGGGAAGGTAAACCAATATGGCTAAAGTTCCGTCACGTTCAACGCGCAAGCGCGTACGTAAACAGGTTGCTGATGGCATGGCTCATATCCATGCATCTTTCAACAACACAATTATCACCATTACAGATCGTCAAGGTAATGCACTTTCTTGGGCAACATCTGGTGGTTCAGGTTTCCGTGGTTCACGTAAATCTACCCCATTCGCTGCACAGGTAGCTGCTGAGCGTGCAGGTGTTGCTGCTCAGGACTACGGTGTTAAAAACCTTGAAGTTTTCGTGAAGGGTCCAGGTCCAGGACGTGAGTCAGCTATTCGAGCGCTGAACGCGGTTGGTTACAAAATAACCAACATTACCGATGTGACGCCGATCCCTCATAATGGTTGTCGTCCTCCTAAGAAACGTCGCGTTTAATCGCTCGTTTTTAATAGGATAGTTGGAGAAAGAACATGGCAAGATACTTGGGTCCAAAGCTCAAGCTCAGCCGCCGAGAAGGTACTGACCTTTTCTTAAAAAGCGGTGTGAGAGCAATTGATTCGAAGTGTAAGCTTGAAGCTGCACCTGGACAACACGGCGCTCGTAAGGCTCGTTTGTCTGAGTATGGCGTTCAGTTACGCGAAAAACAAAAAGTTCGTCGTACTTATGGTGTGCTAGAAAAGCAATTCCGTAACTACTACAAAGACGCTGCACGTCTAAAAGGTAACACTGGTGAAAACCTTCTTACTCTTTTAGAAACTCGTTTAGATAACGTTGTATACCGTATGGGTTTTGGTGCTACACGTGCAGAAGCACGCCAGCTAGTTAGCCACAAATCTATTATGGTCAACGGCCGCGTTGTTAACATTCCATCATTTAAAGTGTCTGCAAATGATGTAATTAGCGTACGTGAGAAGTCTCAAAAGCAAGCTCGTATTAAGGCTGCTTTAGAAGTTGCGTCTCAGCGCGAAAAGCCAACATGGGTTGAAGTAGATAATGCTAAGATGGAAGGTGCTTTCAAGCGTCTACCAGAACGTAGTGATTTATCTGCGGAAATTAACGAACAGCTGATCGTCGAGCTTTACTCTAAGTAAAGCTAATAAACAAGAGAGGACACAATGCAGGGTTCTGTTACAGAATTTCTTAAACCGCGTCTCGTTGATATCGAGCAGGTTAACCCAACACGTGCCAAGGTTACACTCGAACCGCTTGAGCGTGGTTTTGGTCATACTTTAGGTAACGCGTTGCGTCGTATCCTATTGTCGTCTATGCCCGGCTGCGCGGTTACCGAAGTCGAGATTGATGGTGTACTGCACGAATACAGCAGCAAGGAAGGCGTACAAGAGGATATCCTAGAGATCCTATTAAACCTTAAAGGTTTAGCAGTGGTTATCGAGGGTAAAGACGAGGCTATGCTTACTTTAAGCAAGTCAGGCGCAGGCCCTGTTACCGCAGCAGATATCACGCACGATGGTGATGTTACTATTATGAATCCTGATCATGTTATCTGTCATCTGACTGGTAATAATGATATCAGCATGCGTATCCGCGTCGAACGTGGTCGCGGTTATGTTCCAGCTTCGGCTAGAGCACAAACCGAAGACGACGATCGTCCAATTGGTCGTTTGTTAGTGGATTCATCTTTCTCACCTGTCGCGCGTATTGCTTACAATGTTGAAGCAGCACGTGTTGAACAGCGTACTGACTTAGACAAACTCGTTATCGATATGACCACAAACGGTACTATCGATCCTGAGGAAGCAATTCGTCGTTCTGCAACAATTTTAGCTGAACAGCTAGATGCGTTTGTTGAACTTCGTGATGTCACTGAGCCAGAGCAGAAAGAAGAGAAACCAGAGTTCGATCCGATTCTGTTGCGTCCTGTCGACGATCTAGAGCTAACTGTACGTTCGGCTAACTGTTTGAAAGCCGAAGCGATTCATTACATCGGAGATCTGGTACAGCGTACTGAGGTTGAGCTACTTAAAACACCTAACTTGGGTAAGAAATCTCTTACCGAAATTAAGGATGTGTTGGCTTCTCGCGGACTTTCATTAGGTATGCGTCTTGAAAACTGGCCTCCAGCTAGTTTAGCAGACGACCTATAAAGTCCTAGTTTGTACAGATTTAGGTAATAAGGATTAGGTCATGCGCCATCGTAAGAGTGGTCGTCAACTAAACCGCAACAGCAGCCATCGCCAAGCTATGTTCCGTAACATGGCAAGCTCGTTAGTCCGTCACGAAGTGATCAAGACTACTGTAGCTAAAGCGAAAGAACTGCGTCGCGTAGTTGAACCTCTAATAACACTTGCTAAGAGTGATAGCGTTGCAAATCGTCGTTTGGCGTTTGCTCGTACTCGCGACGCTGAAGTCGTAGGTAAGTTATTTAATGAATTGGGTCCACGCTACCAGGAACGTCCTGGTGGATATACCCGTATCCTTAAGTGCGGTCTACGTACTGGTGATAAAGCGCCTATGGCGTATATTGAACTAGTAGGTCGTCCAGAAGCTGCTGAAGCTGTTGAAGACGCTGCTGAGTAACACTTGGATTCATTGTTAAAAAGCCGGGCAATTGCCCGGCTTTTTTATGCCACAATTTTGGTAAACCAATTATAACCAACAATATAGGGCTTCGGAAATGAACTCGAATTTGCCATCATTCGAGCGAAATCTCTCGTTTTCGGGTTTATTAAAAGTATCTACATTGTTTTAGAGCTAGTATTAATGGAGTGTCAGTACTGTTGTTAATTCGGAAAGATAGGTATTGAAGTTGCTGTTAGATGCAGTCTTATTTAGAGGTTCAATCATTTATAATGTTGCGATCTGTTACCAATAAACCTTGAATACCAGTAGAAAATGTAGCGTAGGCTATATATTTACATCAAAAGACTCACGCGGTGAGCATTGAGTTTTGTTTGGTTCTTGTGAAGAGCTCAGCCTTGATAGGTGGGTGGTTACGTTTTGGTGTATTAGTTCTAAGCTTTAAGGCGTCCAATATGAATGTTCAGCCATTATATCCGGTAAGGTGATATTCCAACGAAGAAGTCCAGAACGGCTAAATAGGAGACGTCCTGTTTGGTCACTTACATAATGCAGTTGTCTTATATCTGAACCTGCCAGTATCTGCACTACAAGTTCGCCCGCCATACGTCCATGTATATATCCATCTAGAACATAACCTCCAATATTCGCTTCAGGCCCAATGCTGAAGTCCCAAAAACCAAAGTGTGGTAATGGCGAATGAGTTGCGGTCCATTGGATGATGATGTTCGGTTCAGCGTGACTCCCATCTTCCTTCGTCAGTGTATGGTAGAGACCTATGAATATGGCGTCATAACCTAATGACTTACTCTCCAATATGGTTCTCTGCCAATTATTTTCGGTATCGATCATGTCGAAATCAATATCCAGTTTCCCAATTGAAATTGAGGTTGAATGATTTCTGATTTGGCTAATTGCAACCGCTGATGTGCGACTGTTATCGAACATCATAAGCAGTTTTTTACGTTCATCTTTTTTTGTGAGAAGCTTGTCGGCGAATAGCAAAGCTCTTCTAAATAGTGGTCGTTCTAATACTCCTGTAAAGTTTTCGTAATAGTGCAGTGAAAGGTTTCTTGGGTTTGCGTTTAGTCCGAGGAATACGACTGGGGTTGTATCGTTGCCAAGCCGCTCACTAAGCGATGAGACCGCGTAGTCATCTGCGAGGATGATTAAGTCTGGTTTTGACTCAGTGAGCACTTTCCACGCCGCTTCAGACCGTGCTGCATGTTGTTCAGCTGGTAGGCGCTTAGTGTCCATGTAAAAACTAGTGATATGGTGTTTATCGTTAAAAGTCGCGTTTAGCCCCCTGTAATAGTTAATAACCCAAGGATATTCAGCGTGGTAGCTATTTATTATAGTTATATTTTGTGAGTAGCTAGAACCTGATAATAGTATTACCAATAACATTATGAGGAGACGCATGACTGCTTCATCTATTAAATAGTTATAGAATTAGTTTAGTCACTAAATAATAAAAAAGGCCTCATATTGAGGCCTTTTAATTTTATGGGGTGGTATTAGTAACCCGGTTTTTGATCTGTATCATATTCGAGTTTTTCATGGGTTTGCCCCATGGCCTCAGCAACTTCTGGCGGCATATAGTTTTCATCATGCTTGGCAAGCACTTCAGTGGCTTCAAGTTTACCGTTCTCTATTAATACGCCTTGAGCCACGATACCTTGTCCTTCACGGAATAGATCTGGCAGTAAGTCGTCGTATGTCACTTGAATCTCACCACCTAGCGAGTCATGCACGGCGAACTCTACATGGAGACTGTTCGGATCGCGGATCATTGATCCTACAGTAACCATTCCACCAACACGAATGCGTTGACCGACTTCAGGTTTTACACCTGTGTCTTTTTTTCCTTGCGTGATCTCCGTCGGAGTGTAGAACAAGTTTAAGTTTGAGTTCAGTGCATATAAAAGTAGGGATGCGATTGCGGCAACACCACCAATTAAGGCACTAGCAAGGGCAAGTCTCTTCTTACGTCTAGCGTTCACAGTTAATTACTCCGATTTGCTTTTAGGCGTTCTTCACGTTGCATTTTCTTCGATATTTCAGTCAAGATTCTGCGTTTTTGACGCATACTGAAAAAAATCAAAGTGCCCAGTGAAAAGATCGTGATCCCGTAAGATAGCCATACATAGAAAGCATAGCCACCCATGTTAATAAAATCTGTTAATGATTCGAACTGCATTATTTGACTCCTTCGGCGGTAGCTAGTTCCCTTACCCATGGACGCATGCCATTACGAGCAAGAATTTCAGCTCTAAAACGTACCAGCGTTATCGCTCCAATCATCAAACCAAATCCTAGTATATTAATCAGTAGCGGATAAAGCATCTCTGGAGCCATTGATGATTTTTCGGTAATTTTAATGGTTGCAGGCTGATGCAGCGAGTTCCACCATTCAACCGAATACTTAATAATAGGAATATTGATTACGCCAACAATAGCCAAGATGCCTGCAGCACGAGCAGCGAGTACCTTATCTTCAAATGAGGCATATAATGAAATTACGCCTAAATAGAGGAAAAGAAGAACTAGCTCAGATGTTAAGCGAGCATCCCAAACCCA
Protein-coding sequences here:
- the rpmD gene encoding 50S ribosomal protein L30, giving the protein MATKTLKVTQTKSSIGRLPKHRATLTGLGLRRINHTVEVEDTPSIRGMINKVYYMVSVEEV
- the secY gene encoding preprotein translocase subunit SecY, giving the protein MAKPGLDLKSAKGGFSELKARLLFVIGAIIVFRAGSFVPIPGIDAAVLAELFNQQKGTILGMFNMFSGGALERASIFALGIMPYISASIIMQLLTVVHPALAELKKEGESGRKKISQYTRYGTLVLGTFQAIGIATGLPNLVPGLVVNLGFGFYFVAVVSLVTGTMFLMWLGEQITERGIGNGISILIFAGIVAGLPSAIGQTAEQARQGDLNVLVLLLIAVIVFAVTYFVVFVERGQRRIVVNYAKRQQGRKVFAAQSTHLPLKINMAGVIPPIFASSIILFPGTLAQWFGQNEGLSWLSDFSLAVSPGQPLYSLLYSTAIIFFCFFYTALVFNPRETADNLKKSGAFIPGIRPGEQTSRYIDKVMTRLTLAGALYITFICLIPEFMLIAWKVQFYFGGTSLLIMVVVIMDFMAQVQTHMMSHQYESVMKKANLVNKANLDRFGR
- the ccmD gene encoding heme exporter protein CcmD → MQFESLTDFINMGGYAFYVWLSYGITIFSLGTLIFFSMRQKRRILTEISKKMQREERLKANRSN
- the rpsH gene encoding 30S ribosomal protein S8, with product MSMQDPIADMLTRIRNGQAANKVSVSMPSNKLKVAIAQTLKEEGYIADYTVAGEAKPVLEITLKYFQGQPVVETIQRVSRPGLRIYKGKNELPKVMGGLGVAIVSTSKGLMTDRAARQNGMGGEVICYVA
- a CDS encoding heme ABC transporter permease yields the protein MWKWLHSYADPQRAYNLSGTLLPWFATLAIGFIGVGSIWGLLFAPVDYQQGDSYRIIFIHVPAASMSMSAYMAMATSAFIGLVWQIKSADWAAAAIAPVGAVVTFIALITGAAWGKPMWGTWWVWDARLTSELVLLFLYLGVISLYASFEDKVLAARAAGILAIVGVINIPIIKYSVEWWNSLHQPATIKITEKSSMAPEMLYPLLINILGFGLMIGAITLVRFRAEILARNGMRPWVRELATAEGVK
- the rplR gene encoding 50S ribosomal protein L18, yielding MDKKTSRLRRATRARKKIQELGVNRLVVHRTPRHTYAQVIDANAQVVAAASTAEKAVSEQLKYTGNVDAAKVVGKTVAERAIEKGVTVVAFDRSGFKYHGRVAALADAAREAGLQF
- the rpmJ gene encoding 50S ribosomal protein L36; the encoded protein is MKVRASVKKICRNCKIVKRSGVVRVICVEPKHKQRQG
- the rplO gene encoding 50S ribosomal protein L15 — encoded protein: MRLNTLSPAAGAKSAAKRVGRGIGSGLGKTAGRGHKGQKSRSGGGVRVGFEGGQMPLKIRLPKFGFTSRKALVSAEIRISELAKVNGDVVDLNALKDANLVTRNIQFAKVVLSGTIERPVTVKGLKVTKGARAAIEAAGGKIEE
- a CDS encoding ABC transporter substrate-binding protein; protein product: MDTKRLPAEQHAARSEAAWKVLTESKPDLIILADDYAVSSLSERLGNDTTPVVFLGLNANPRNLSLHYYENFTGVLERPLFRRALLFADKLLTKKDERKKLLMMFDNSRTSAVAISQIRNHSTSISIGKLDIDFDMIDTENNWQRTILESKSLGYDAIFIGLYHTLTKEDGSHAEPNIIIQWTATHSPLPHFGFWDFSIGPEANIGGYVLDGYIHGRMAGELVVQILAGSDIRQLHYVSDQTGRLLFSRSGLLRWNITLPDIMAEHSYWTP
- a CDS encoding DNA-directed RNA polymerase subunit alpha; translation: MQGSVTEFLKPRLVDIEQVNPTRAKVTLEPLERGFGHTLGNALRRILLSSMPGCAVTEVEIDGVLHEYSSKEGVQEDILEILLNLKGLAVVIEGKDEAMLTLSKSGAGPVTAADITHDGDVTIMNPDHVICHLTGNNDISMRIRVERGRGYVPASARAQTEDDDRPIGRLLVDSSFSPVARIAYNVEAARVEQRTDLDKLVIDMTTNGTIDPEEAIRRSATILAEQLDAFVELRDVTEPEQKEEKPEFDPILLRPVDDLELTVRSANCLKAEAIHYIGDLVQRTEVELLKTPNLGKKSLTEIKDVLASRGLSLGMRLENWPPASLADDL
- the rplF gene encoding 50S ribosomal protein L6, with protein sequence MSRVAKAPVAIPAGVEVTLNEQTITVKGSKGSLTRVINAEVSVVVENNEVKCSPVEGAKTAAQAGTARALINNMVVGVNEGFERKLTLVGVGYRAKIAGNGVDLTLGFSHPLVHQLPDGVTAECPTQTEIVLKGTDKQLIGQVAAEIRGYRPPEPYKGKGVRYADEQVRRKEAKKK
- the rpsE gene encoding 30S ribosomal protein S5; the protein is MAKFEAQQQKDDLQEKLVAVNRVSKVVKGGRIFSFTALTVVGDGNGKVGYGYGKAREVPAAIQKAMEKARRNIVSVELVNGTLHHPVKGRHTGSRVYMQPASEGTGIIAGGAMRAVLEVAGVHNVLSKAYGSTNPINIVRATVDALVHMKSPAQIAAKRGLNVDEIRG
- the rpsD gene encoding 30S ribosomal protein S4; the protein is MARYLGPKLKLSRREGTDLFLKSGVRAIDSKCKLEAAPGQHGARKARLSEYGVQLREKQKVRRTYGVLEKQFRNYYKDAARLKGNTGENLLTLLETRLDNVVYRMGFGATRAEARQLVSHKSIMVNGRVVNIPSFKVSANDVISVREKSQKQARIKAALEVASQREKPTWVEVDNAKMEGAFKRLPERSDLSAEINEQLIVELYSK
- the rplQ gene encoding 50S ribosomal protein L17; the protein is MRHRKSGRQLNRNSSHRQAMFRNMASSLVRHEVIKTTVAKAKELRRVVEPLITLAKSDSVANRRLAFARTRDAEVVGKLFNELGPRYQERPGGYTRILKCGLRTGDKAPMAYIELVGRPEAAEAVEDAAE
- the ccmE gene encoding cytochrome c maturation protein CcmE: MNARRKKRLALASALIGGVAAIASLLLYALNSNLNLFYTPTEITQGKKDTGVKPEVGQRIRVGGMVTVGSMIRDPNSLHVEFAVHDSLGGEIQVTYDDLLPDLFREGQGIVAQGVLIENGKLEATEVLAKHDENYMPPEVAEAMGQTHEKLEYDTDQKPGY
- the rpsK gene encoding 30S ribosomal protein S11, with the protein product MAKVPSRSTRKRVRKQVADGMAHIHASFNNTIITITDRQGNALSWATSGGSGFRGSRKSTPFAAQVAAERAGVAAQDYGVKNLEVFVKGPGPGRESAIRALNAVGYKITNITDVTPIPHNGCRPPKKRRV
- the rpsN gene encoding 30S ribosomal protein S14; this translates as MAKSSMKAREAKRAKLVAKYAEKRLALKAIISNPTTSEEDRWDAVLKLQGLPRDSSSARQRNRCSQTGRPHGFLRKFGLSRIKLREATMRGEVPGLRKASW
- the rpsM gene encoding 30S ribosomal protein S13, translated to MARIAGINIPDQKHTVIALTAIYGIGLTRAQKICAATSIAEDAKIKELSEAQIDTLREEVAKYIVEGDLRREVSMNIKRLMDLGCYRGLRHRRSLPLRGQRTKTNARTRKGPRKPIRK